A genomic window from Triticum urartu cultivar G1812 chromosome 7, Tu2.1, whole genome shotgun sequence includes:
- the LOC125525401 gene encoding protodermal factor 1-like: MGSKMLLVTVLLVGIASQSYATRSLEGNHLAEQKYGGGGYGGGGGGSGGGGGYGGGGSGGGGGYGGGGGGGGYGGGGGGYTPTPTPSTPSHSGSCDYWKGHPEKIIDCIGSLGSILGSLGEVCHAFFGSKIHTLQDALCNTRTDCYGDLLREGAAAYINAIAAKKEKFAYTAYQVKECVAVGLTSEFAAAAQAAMLKKANYACHY, translated from the exons ATGGGCTCCAAGATGCTTCTGGTCACCGTTCTCTTGGTGGGCATAGCCTCTCAGAGCTATGCCACCAGGAGCCTTGAGGGGAACCACTTGGCTGAGCAGAAGT acggcggcggcggctacggaGGTGGCGGTGGGGGCTCGGGAGGTGGTGGCGGCTATGGAGGaggtggcagcggcggcgggggtggctatggaggaggcggcggcggcggtggctacggaggaggaggcggcggttACACACCGACGCCAACACCGTCGACCCCCAGCCACAGCGGATCCTGCGA CTACTGGAAGGGCCACCCGGAGAAGATCATCGACTGCATCGGCAGCCTGGGCAGCATCCTGGGCTCCCTCGGCGAGGTGTGCCACGCCTTCTTCGGCAGCAAGATCCACACCCTGCAGGACGCGCTGTGCAACACCCGGACCGACTGCTACGGCGACCTGCTGCGCGAGGGCGCCGCCGCCTACATCAACGCCATCGCCGCCAAGAAGGAGAAGTTCGCCTACACCGCCTACCAGGTCAAGGAGTGCGTCGCCGTCGGGCTCACCTCCGagttcgccgccgccgcgcagGCCGCCATGTTGAAGAAGGCCAACTACGCCTGCCACTACTAG